A window of the Phaseolus vulgaris cultivar G19833 chromosome 5, P. vulgaris v2.0, whole genome shotgun sequence genome harbors these coding sequences:
- the LOC137836170 gene encoding uncharacterized mitochondrial protein AtMg00810-like has protein sequence MGFLPSKSDTSLFTRFTTTATLFILIYVDDILVTGSSHTLVQQFITQLSSHFALKDLGRLHYFLGVEVTWHANTSLHLSQSNYIRHLLHRIDMLHVKPQPTPMVSSLRLTVDGSTSVEDPTFFRSIVGALQYVTITRPELSFVVNRFCQYMHQPQQSHWKAVKRILRYLAGTSSHGLHLCSSLSYSIMGFSDSNWATNLDDRKSTTSYCIFLGLNPISWVSKKQKVVSRSSTKAEYRSVATALTDMIWIQSLLNELRISSTTPCLYCDNLSDVQLAANPIMHSRSKHFELDLHFVRDHVLAKSLTLIHLPSQFQVADILTKPIFGSPFHSFRCKLRVFDKSSHLSLQGLLTECI, from the coding sequence ATGGGTTTCCTACCTTCCAAGAGTGATACTTCCCTATTCACCCGTTTCACTACTACTGCAACATTGTTTATTCtcatctatgttgatgacatcttGGTAACTGGTAGTTCGCATACCTTGGTGCAACAGTTTATCACACAACTCAGCTCTCACTTTGCCCTAAAGGATCTCGGTCGTTTGCACTACTTTTTAGGAGTTGAAGTCACCTGGCATGCCAATACTTCCCTGCATCTCTCTCAGTCAAACTACATTCGTCATCTATTACACCGCATCGATATGCTCCATGTTAAACCTCAACCCACACCCATGGTTTCTTCCCTTCGCCTTACTGTTGATGGCTCCACATCGGTTGAGGATCCTACGTTTTTTCGCTCTATCGTGGGTGCCTTACAATACGTTACCATCACTAGACCAGAATTGTCCTTTGTTGTCAACCGTTTTTGCCAATATATGCACCAACCTCAGCAGTCTCACTGGAAAGCTGTGAAACGAATTCTTCGCTACCTAGCTGGCACCTCGTCTCATGGTCTTCATCTTTGTTCTTCTCTGTCGTACTCCATCATGGGCTTCAGCGACTCTAACTGGGCTACTAACTTAGATGACCGCAAATCCACAACCAGTTACTGTATCTTCCTTGGCCTCAATCCAATTTCGTGGGTTTCAAAGAAGCAGAAAGTTGTTTCACGCAGCAGCACAAAGGCGGAATATAGGAGTGTTGCTACTGCCTTAACTGATATGATCTGGATTCAATCCCTTCTGAATGAGTTGCGGATCAGTTCCACTACACCATGTCTATACTGTGACAACTTGAGTGATGTTCAACTAGCTGCAAACCCCATCATGCATTCTAGGTCTAAACATTTTGAATTAGACCTTCATTTTGTCAGGGATCACGTACTTGCTAAGAGTCTCACTCTCATTCACTTACCATCTCAATTTCAAGTTGCAGACATTTTAACTAAGCCTATTTTTGGCTCTCCCTTTCACTCCTTCAGGTGTAAACTTAGGGTGTTTGATAAATCCTCCCACCTAAGTTTACAGGGGCTGTTAACGGAGTGCATATAA
- the LOC137834979 gene encoding zinc transporter 1, whose product MINFEASSNTISNLFFVPFVLLLPTLALGDCTCDTDEAKRSDSSEMLHYKLGSIASVLVAGALGVSLPLLSRRIPTLNPKNDIFFMVKAFAAGVILATGFVHILPDAYESLTSPCLKDNPWGKFPFTGFVAMMSSIGTLMVDSFATGFYHRQHFNPSKQVPADEEIGDEHAGHIHVHTHATHGHAHGSAVSSEDAETSELIRQRIISQVLEIGIVVHSVIIGISLGTAGSIDTIKPLLVALSFHQFFEGMGLGGCISQAEFESKSTAIMATFFSLTTPIGIAIGMGVSSAYKENSPTALTVEGVFNSASAGILIYMALVDLLAADFMNPRLQKNLKLQLGANISLLLGSGCMSLLAKWA is encoded by the exons ATGATAAACTTTGAAGCTTCTTCAAACACCATCTCAAACTTGTTCTTTGTCCCATTTGTGCTTCTCTTGCCAACCCTGGCCTTAGGAGATTGCACATGTGACACAGATGAGGCCAAAAGGAGTGACTCAAGTGAAATGCTCCACTACAAACTTGGCTCGATTGCTTCTGTGCTTGTTGCTGGGGCCCTTGGGGTGAGTCTCCCATTGCTGAGCAGAAGAATCCCTACTCTTAATCCCAAGAATGACATATTCTTCATGGTTAAGGCCTTTGCTGCAGGGGTGATTCTTGCAACAGGGTTTGTCCACATACTTCCTGATGCTTATGAAAGCTTGACTTCACCTTGCCTTAAGGATAATCCATGGGGCAAGTTCCCCTTCACTGGATTTGTTGCCATGATGTCCTCAATAGGTACCTTAATGGTGGACTCATTTGCCACAGGGTTCTACCACAGACAACATTTTAATCCCTCAAAGCAGGTTCCTGCTGATGAGGAAATCGGAGATGAACATGCTGGTCACATACATGTTCACACTCATGCCACACATGGCCATGCTCATGGATCAGCTGTGTCCTCTGAGGATGCAGAAACATCTGAACTAATTAGGCAGCGCATCATATCACAA GTGTTGGAGATAGGAATTGTGGTCCACTCAGTGATAATTGGAATATCATTGGGAACTGCAGGGAGCATTGATACCATAAAGCCTCTTCTGGTGGCCCTTTCTTTCCATCAATTTTTTGAGGGGATGGGTCTTGGTGGCTGCATATCTCAG GCAGAGTTTGAATCCAAGTCTACAGCAATTATGGCAACTTTTTTCTCCCTAACAACCCCAATTGGTATAGCAATTGGAATGGGGGTGTCAAGTGCTTATAAAGAGAATAGCCCTACTGCTTTAACTGTTGAAGGGGTGTTCAATTCTGCTTCTGCTGGGATTTTGATTTACATGGCACTGGTTGATCTTTTAGCAGCAGATTTTATGAACCCAAGATTGCAGAAAAATTTGAAGCTCCAACTAGGGGCAAATATATCCCTTCTTTTAGGCTCAGGTTGCATGTCACTATTGGCCAAATGGGCTTAA